The following proteins come from a genomic window of Dysidea avara chromosome 12, odDysAvar1.4, whole genome shotgun sequence:
- the LOC136240058 gene encoding rho-related protein racA-like has protein sequence MADVVRIRMKEMIVGDFDVMKVHFLMKIAGYYPAVKRYDLSNTFPSLYINIPDHLMDVKFYDKVVNIRIQNTSGMETEEYVQLYPLYYPETNIFLMLFCVESMETLQNCVQFWGPEVSHHCPDVPIILVGVSHCYRPHYGIGQPPSNRCVSEEEGKEAAKKIGAYAYYECDLYKHYEVYGATLLGVTAALNKNGYQEQGGKLYKHSTFLGGLFSRGKKSPVKPPVPDNLDKLLPVTQPMRHQGTHSFSFTTLWNKELFSDVIIHHNQMVYHAHAIVMFSQCKLFTTHFNSNNESVNGSTSSVASKLTDAIKQSTFFTSASMESESGKVHLYVNNDIPSVITEAVLSCLYSNKRTVSSVVDGVKLTTVCSELFIKVKKLTENQWDLELPLNTDNLQCFLSSGEFCDVRFVVEGEKLCGHRAIVCCHCEVLSAMLSGGFSESHQKEVVIQDCSLVSFCCLLEWLYTGRCDFNPRVGSSASRGTTKLSDTEMLEVIRLADQYCLTELVTVSEVQLSERIITKIKTSTIETSAASQQSKLNSQIEQLLDELVDLVSFCNNCGGKELKKWILLLIASNYGDIWDEWKTSKKALELPEDDRDFIEDKVWNKEYLSFSEKFKSLYW, from the exons ATGGCTGATGTTGTTAGAATAAGGATGAAAGAAATGATAGTTGGGGACTTTGACGTGATGAAGGTGCACTTCTTGATGAAAATAGCTGGATATTACCCGGCTGTGAAACGATATGACCTCTCCAACACTTTTCCCTCTTTATATATTAATATTCCAGATCATCTAATGGATGTTAAGTTTTACGACAAGGTAGTAAATATCAGGATTCAGAACACTA GTGGAATGGAGACTGAAGAATATGTTCAACTGTATCCATTGTACTACCCAGAAACTAACATTTTTTTGATGTTGTTTTGTGTTGAGTCTATGGAGACTTTACAAAATTGTGTACAATTTTGGGGACCAGAGGTATCCCATCATTGTCCTGATGTGCCGATAATATTAGTGGGTGTGTCACACTGCTATCGTCCACACTATGGCATTGGCCAGCCACCTTCAAACAGATGTGTTAGTGAAGAGGAAGGGAAAGAAGCTGCCAAGAAGATTG GAGCTTATGCCTATTATGAGTGTGACTTGTACAAACACTATGAGGTGTATGGGGCAACACTATTGGGAGTGACTGCTGCGTTAAATAAGAATGGATACCAGGAGCAGGGAGGAAAATTATACAA ACATTCTACTTTTCTTGGTGGACTATTTAGCAGAGGAAAAAAGAGTCCAGTTAAACCTCCAGTACCAGATAATCTTGATAAACTGTTACCAGTAACACAACCAATGAGACATCAGGGTACACACTCATTCTCATTCACTACACTGTGGAATAAGGAATTATTCTCTGATGTCATCATACATCATAACCAGATGGTATATCATGCCCACGCAATTGTCATGTTCTCACAGTGTAAACTGTTTACAACACATTTCAACAGCAACAACGAATCAGTGAATGGCTCAACCTCAAGTGTAGCTAGTAAGCTAACAGATGCAATCAAACAGTCAACATTCTTCACTTCAGCAAGTATGGAGAG TGAGTCAGGGAAGGTGCACCTTTATGTGAACAATGATATTCCATCAGTGATAACTGAGGCTGTGTTGTCATGCTTATATAgtaataaaagaacagtcaGTAGTGTTGTTGATGGAGTAAAATTGACTACTGTTTGCTCTGAGCTCTTCATCAAGGTAAAAAAATTAACAGAAAACCAGTGGGATTTAGAATTACCATTGAACACTGATAACCTTCAGTGTTTCCTCTCATCTGGGGAATTTTGTGATGTGAGATTTGTAGTGGAAGGAGAGAAGTTGTGTGGTCATCGTGCCATTGTGTGCTGTCACTGTGAGGTGTTATCAGCAATGTTATCAGGTGGTTTTTCTGAGAGTCATCAAAAGGAG GTGGTGATACAAGACTGCAGCCTGGTGTCTTTCTGTTGTCTATTAGAATGGCTGTACACTGGTAGGTGTGACTTCAATCCCAGGGTGGGGTCAAGTGCATCAAGAGGAACAACAAAGTTATCAGACACTGAAATGTTGGAGGTGATACGACTTGCTGATCAATATTGTCTAACAGAACTAGTAACTGTCAGTGAGGTGCAGTTATCAGAAAGAATCATCACTAAAATCAAAACCTCTACCATAGAGACATCTGCAGCCTCACAACAGTCAAAACTTAACTCACAAATTGAACAACTTTTGGATGAGCTAGTTG ATCTGGTTTCCTTCTGCAATAATTGTGGAGGAAAGGAGCTAAAGAAATGGATATTGTTACTGATTGCTAGTAACTATGGTGACATCTGGGATGAGTGGAAGACAAGCAAGAAGGCATTAGAATTACCTGAAGATGACAGAGATTTTATAGAGGATAAAGTATGGAACAAAGAATATTTAAGTTTCAGTGAAAAGTTTAAGTCTTTATATTGGTAG